A single Triticum dicoccoides isolate Atlit2015 ecotype Zavitan chromosome 2A, WEW_v2.0, whole genome shotgun sequence DNA region contains:
- the LOC119355812 gene encoding large ribosomal RNA subunit accumulation protein YCED homolog 2, chloroplastic-like, with protein sequence MAIACKCSPAVRLLPNPITAQLPGGRSHGRCRCRSLAVHAQLPTEDEYPAESPKRVQVTQSLRRSRRRGPGARQSLISVGTSRGGGDEWSSDFELTLRQLRLDDLIEDGQGDADVLVHLLVQQHTQFGMSIKGRVVTSLTKICDSCSAPYCTKIDEQFDITVLSSSRKDQSGLPEIGDSDPSVIYVKPGTEIDIDSSIQETIRLTASAKSSCSEACEKSPVVWKRAGNQKKRYSQTWSKLLDLKRSLDKAPS encoded by the exons ATGGCGATAGCCTGCAAGTGCAGCCCCGCGGTGAGGCTGCTGCCGAACCCGATCACGGCACAGCTCCCGGGCGGCAGGAGCCACGGAAGATGCAGATGCAGAAGCCTTGCCGTTCACGCGCAGCTCCCGACCGAGGATGAGTACCCCGCTGAGTCACCGAAAAGGGTCCAGGTTACACAG AGCCTCAGGAGGAGCCGCCGGAGGGGACCCGGCGCGCGGCAGAGCCTGATCTCCGTCGGGACGTCGCGCGGCGGAGGGGATGAGTGGAGCAGCGACTTCGAGCTGACGCTCCGGCAGCTGAGGctggacgacctgatcgaggacggGCAGGGCGACGCCGACGTCCTGGTGCACCTTCTGGTCCAGCAG CACACCCAGTTCGGAATGTCGATCAAAGGGCGAGTGGTCACATCGCTCACCAAAATATGCGATTCCTGCTCCGCCCCATACTGCACAAAG ATTGATGAGCAATTCGACATCACGGTGCTGTCTTCCTCCAGGAAGGATCAGAGCGGGTTGCCTGAAATCGGAGACAGCGATCCGTCA GTCATCTACGTGAAGCCAGGAACAGAAATTGATATCGACTCGTCAATCCAGGAGACAATACGACTAACAGCGTCAGCCAAG AGTTCATGTTCGGAGGCGTGTGAGAAGTCTCCTGTCGTGTGGAAAC GTGCTGGTAACCAGAAGAAGCGGTACAGCCAAACGTGGTCAAAACTTCTTGATCTCAAGAGAAGTCTGGATAAGGCGCCCAGCTAA